The DNA sequence CGAAGAGTAACATGAGGCTCTGGTGGAGCGGTTTGGGCAGAGCCTCTAAGCTGAAGCCGGGGATGAGCCCTTCGAGGATGAAGGCGCCGTTGGCAATGAGCAGGACCATGAAGGACCAGAAGATGACGAAGTGGTTGATGCCGAATGGTTTGGCTACTACCCGTTTCTGGCCAAAGGCGTAGAGGAGCATTTCGTGGATGCGGACTCCGGGTTGGTCGAAGCGGTTCTCGGGCTGGCCGAGCCTTACCAGGGAGAGCCGACGCCAGAGGCTGTAGCAGAAGAAGAGCAGGGCCGGAACAAGTAGTGCTGCAAATAATATCGGATTGGGGGTCATGGGTGATCCTCAAGTTATCAATTGAGTTATGCTGCTATACTACTTTTTTGCTCCGCTGTGCTTTGAGGGCGCGGATGCCGGCGGTGATGGCCGGTACTACCTGGAACAGGTCGCCGACGATGCCGTAGGTGGCGACTTCGAAGATGGGGGCGTTTTTGTCTCTATTGATGGCGATGATGATGTCGGAGTCCTGCATGCCGACCAGGTGCTGAATGGCGCCACTGATGCCGCAGGCGATGTAGATCTTGGGCCTGACGGTTTTGCCGGTCTGGCCGACCTGACGGTCCTGGGGCATCCAGCCGGCATCGACGGCGCTCCTTGAGGCCCCTACTACGCCGCCCAGTTCGTCGGCCAGTTCTTTCAAGATGCCGAAGTTGTCGCTTCCCATCATGCCGCGACCGCCGGAGACGATGAATTCGGCGCCGGCGATGTCGACATGGTCTTTTTTCTTGTCGCTGATGATCTCCAGTACTTTGACGAGGATCTCTTCTTCGCGGATGGGGCAGTCGCTACGGATGATGGCGCCGCTCCGGCCTGCCTGCTTTTCAGGCATGGGCATGACGTTGGGACGGACGGTGGCCATCTGGGGCCGGTATTTGTCGCACATGATGGTGGCCATGATGTTGCCGCCAAAGGCGGGACGGGTCTGCATGAGGTTGCGTTTGTCGTCTACGGCCAGGCCGGTGCAGTCGGCGGTGAGTCCGGTCTTGACGACGGTGGCTACGGCGCCGGCCAAGTCGCGGCCAAGGCCGGTGGCGCCCATGAGAATGATTTCGGGCTGGTGCTGGTCGATCAGGTGCCGGACGCCTCGCAGGTATGATTCGGTGCGGTAATGTTTGAGAACGGGGGCGTCCATTAAGTAGGCCTGGTCGGCGCCATGGCTAAAGGCTTCATGACAGAGGTGTTCGACCTGTTCGCCAAGGACTACGGCGCTTAAGGGGACGCCGATGGCGTCGGCTAGTTCCCGCCCTTTGCCGAGCAGTTCCCAGGAGACGCGGGCGGCTTCGCCTTCGGTCTGCTCGATAAAGACCCAGACGCCGCGATAGGCGGAGAGCATGGCGGCGAGGGCCTGTGCTTCTTCGTCGGGTTCTTCTTCGGCGGCTACCCCACCCTGTTGCCGGGCAAGTTCTTCAAGTATGGCCAGTTCTTCGGGGGTGAAGTGGATCTCTAAGGCTTCGGCTGGGCAGACTTTGATGCATTTGAGGCAGCCGATGCATTTGTCGCTTAAGATGACCGGTTCGCCGGCGTCGGTCATTTCGACGCAGTTGACCGGACAGGCGCTCTGGCAACGGGCGCCGCAGGCGATGCATTTGCCGGGGATGAGCTGCGCTTTGCCCCGCGGTTTCTTCGGTTTCTTTGGTTCAGCCATTGCGGCTCCTTGTTCTGTGCATGGTTAGTCGGTGCGGATGATTCGCTATACCGCCAATAAATCTTTGGCGATCAGTTTGTCGAGCAGGAGCTGGGCGGTGCCTTCGGGATCACCAAGGCCGTCTCCGATGATCTCTCCCTGGTCCCGCTCGGGGGAGAAGATCTTGGAGACCCAGGTGGGGGACCCTTTGAGGCCGATTTCATTGACGTCTAGCTGTAAGATCTCGTTGGTCCAGACTTCGACCTGGGCAGCGGCTGCGGCCAGCCGCATGGGTACGGTGGGATAGCGGGGCCGGTTCAGTTCGCGCACGACGGTGAGCATGGCCGGAAACGGGGCTTCGACGATTTCGTGCCGCCCTTCGAGTTTGCGGCTGACCCGCAACCGCCGCGAAGCAAGATCAAGGTCGAGGATCTTGTCAACCAGGGTGAGCTGAATGCAGCCGAGCCGGGTGGCAATGCCGGGACCGACCTGGGCGGTGTCGCCGTCGATGGTCTGTTTGCCGCATAATACCAGGGCGACTTCGTCTTCTTCATTGAGTTTACGGATGGCAGCGGTCAGTACATGGCTGGTGGCCAGGGTGTCGGCGCCGCCAAAGCAGCGATCGGAAAGCAGTACTACCCGGTCGGCACCCAGTGCCAATGCCTTGCGCAGGGTTGCTTCGGCGTTGGGCGGACCCATGGAGATCGCCGTTACTTTGAAGCCGTAACGATCCCGAAAGCGCAATGCCTCTTCCAAGGCATGGGTGTCGTACGGATTCATGATGAACGGAATCCCCTCACGTACCAGGGTGTTCGTCACCGGATCGATCTTTACCTGCGTCGTGTCCGGTACCTGCTTGATACATGCTATCAGCTGCATTTCGGTGCCCCTCAACTTGGAACCAACTGTTATTAGCAGATTCCCAATAATGTTTATCTGGCTTTTGAGCGCCGGCAATCCTATCAAAGCTTTCTAACATTGACAAGACGGTTTTTGCGTAAAATTTAATCAAACAATGTTTACTCTGACTAAAAATTAATCACAAACAACAATAATCTGATTTAGCTTAAATAACCAGCTAGTTAGCAAAATGATCGCTGCCTAAAAAATCCTCAAAAGCAGAAATATGCATAACGCCTTGCTTTAATGAGAGCAATTGGGTAGAGTTTAGAAAAGTCACTGAAGTTTTTGAAATACTGGAGAAATATCATGAAAACAGTCATAGAGTTGATAATCCTGATCCCGCTTTTTATAGTATTTTACCAATTTTATTGCTACTCGATTACCGCCACCGGTAAGGAAAAACAGAACAAATGCCTCGCTCTGGGCATTGTCAGCTCAACGGTAGGGATAACCAGTCTTGCCTACCACACCACCATTTCCGTATTTGGTGGCTTAATACTGATCATGTTCGGCTTACGGCTCATTGCCCACGGACTGGACCGGATCGACAAGAAGATCTTCATTGACCGTTATGATGACGACAACACTCCAGGGTAACAGCAGCAAGAACATTGTGACTTCTACAGATTCACTTCCCCTCAATTAACGCTGCAATGAACTTCTCCCGGACTCAATATACATCTGCGCCTGAAGACGCAGTTCAGCTAATTTCCTTGCAGCTATGGTTATCGGCAGATTTTTTGGTAACATCCAGTTAACCATATCTAATCTGCGCAGCCGGAAAAATACTCTGTCCTTTATATTAGATGCAATGCCAGGAGTCATCATGGGTGATCTGCAGCAAAAATATCTATTGATGTTCGAGAATATGGCGCAGGGAGCCTTTTATCAACTGGCAGATGGGACACTCACTGATGTCAACCCCGCCGCTCTTGCGATGTTCGGGCTTACCCGCGACCAGTTCATCGGGCGCACCTCCAAAGACCCAAACTGGCGAGTAATCAACGAGAATGGCACCGACCTTGTCCCGGATCAGCATCCGTCAATGGTTGCCTTGCGCACCGGAGAGCGGGTACGGGACTTTACGGCAGGTGTCTATAATCCGGTAACGAATAGTTATGTCTGGATGATCATCAATGCCATTCCTATGTTCCGGGAAGGGGAAAGCACTCCCTACCAGGTATTTGTTACGCTCCATGACATTTCCGAACGGAAACTGTCCTTCCAGCTAGCCGAACAAGCCTTAAGAAAATACGACATTCTGACCAACACCTCCATGGACGGTTACTGGGAGATTGATGCTGCAGGGCGAATCATTGCCGCCAACGAAACGATATGCCGCATTTACGGCTACAGCTGCGAGGAGTTACTAACCAAGTCTCTACAAGATTTCGATGCCATTGAGAATGACGAACAAATGCAGGAGCATATCGCCAGGATCATGACTGAAGGATACGACCGTTTTGAGACCAAGCACTTCTGCAAAGACGGTACAGCGATTGAGGTTGAAGTAAGCACGGCATATATCCCGGAGAATGCCGCATTCCTTGCCTTCACCAGGAACATCACCG is a window from the Geoanaerobacter pelophilus genome containing:
- a CDS encoding electron transfer flavoprotein subunit beta/FixA family protein produces the protein MQLIACIKQVPDTTQVKIDPVTNTLVREGIPFIMNPYDTHALEEALRFRDRYGFKVTAISMGPPNAEATLRKALALGADRVVLLSDRCFGGADTLATSHVLTAAIRKLNEEDEVALVLCGKQTIDGDTAQVGPGIATRLGCIQLTLVDKILDLDLASRRLRVSRKLEGRHEIVEAPFPAMLTVVRELNRPRYPTVPMRLAAAAAQVEVWTNEILQLDVNEIGLKGSPTWVSKIFSPERDQGEIIGDGLGDPEGTAQLLLDKLIAKDLLAV
- a CDS encoding electron transfer flavoprotein subunit alpha; the protein is MAEPKKPKKPRGKAQLIPGKCIACGARCQSACPVNCVEMTDAGEPVILSDKCIGCLKCIKVCPAEALEIHFTPEELAILEELARQQGGVAAEEEPDEEAQALAAMLSAYRGVWVFIEQTEGEAARVSWELLGKGRELADAIGVPLSAVVLGEQVEHLCHEAFSHGADQAYLMDAPVLKHYRTESYLRGVRHLIDQHQPEIILMGATGLGRDLAGAVATVVKTGLTADCTGLAVDDKRNLMQTRPAFGGNIMATIMCDKYRPQMATVRPNVMPMPEKQAGRSGAIIRSDCPIREEEILVKVLEIISDKKKDHVDIAGAEFIVSGGRGMMGSDNFGILKELADELGGVVGASRSAVDAGWMPQDRQVGQTGKTVRPKIYIACGISGAIQHLVGMQDSDIIIAINRDKNAPIFEVATYGIVGDLFQVVPAITAGIRALKAQRSKKVV